A section of the Lathamus discolor isolate bLatDis1 chromosome 6, bLatDis1.hap1, whole genome shotgun sequence genome encodes:
- the LOC136017722 gene encoding glucagon receptor-like isoform X1 has translation MGDALRPGHWQSLFHLAWMCLLSSMPQGGAKVLEKTFEEWMRYRDECLRRMASEPYPAGLFCNRTFDMYACWPDGSPGITVNVSCPFYLPWFEKVKHGLVSRRCGTDGQWVTVNGSQPWRDYSQCEEETAATVEEEGARRLMVSFKVLYTVGYSLSLLTLVSALLVLTVFRKLHCTRNYIHANLFASFGLRATSVMVKDALVERRWGMELVQVADWEALLSHEAALGCRAAQVLMQYCILANHYWFLVEAVYLYKLLIGAVFSEKNYYRLYLYLGWGTPVVFVVPWVAAKYLKENAECWALNENMAYWWIIRIPILLASLINLLIFMRILKVILAKLRANQKGYADYKLRLAKATLTLIPLFGIHEVVFIFATDEQTTGILRYIKVFFTLFLNSFQGFLVAVLYCFANKEVKSEMKKKWQLWKLDHPALCCAQ, from the exons atgggggaTGCGCTCAGGCCTGGGCACTGGCAGAGCCTTTTCCATCTTGCCTGGATGTGCCTGCTGTCCTCCATGCCG CAAGGTGGGGCCAAGGTGCTGGAGAAGACGTTCGAAGAGTGGATGCGGTACCGTGACGAGTGCTTGAGAAGGATGGCGAGCGAGCCCTACCCGGCAG GGCTCTTCTGCAACCGGACGTTCGACATGTATGCCTGCTGGCCCGACGGCAGCCCTGGCATCACCGTCAACGTCTCCTGCCCCTTTTACCTGCCCTGGTTTGAGAAAG TGAAGCATGGGCTGGTGAGCCGCAGGTGTGGCACCGATGGGCAGTGGGTGACGGTGAACGGCAGCCAGCCCTGGCGCGACTACTCACAGTGTGAGGAGGAGACAGCTGCCACCGTGGAGGAG GAGGGCGCCCGCCGGCTGATGGTGAGCTTCAAGGTGCTCTACACCGTGGGGTACTCGCTGTCGCTCCTCACCCTCGTCTCTGCCCTCCTCGTCCTCACTGTCTTCAG GAAGCTCCACTGCACCAGAAACTACATCCACGCCAACCTCTTTGCCTCCTTTGGGCTGCGGGCGACCTCAGTGATGGTGAAGGACGCGCTCGTGGAGAGGCGCTGGGgcatggagctggtgcaggtggCTGACTGGGAGGCTCTGCTGAGCCACGAG GCGGCGCTGGGCTGCCGGGCCGCGCAGGTGCtgatgcagtactgcatcctGGCCAACCACTACTGGTTCCTGGTGGAAGCCGTCTACCTCTACAAGCTGCTCATCGGGGCCGTCTTCTCTGAGAAGAATTACTACAGGCTCTACCTCTACCTGGGCTGGG GGACCCCCGTGGTGTTCGTGGTGCCCTGGGTGGCCGCCAAGTACCTAAAGGAGAATGCAGA GTGCTGGGCACTGAATGAGAACATGGCTTACTGGTGGATCATCCGCATCCCCATCCTGCTCGCCTCCCTG ATCAACCTGCTGATCTTCATGCGGATCCTCAAGGTGATCCTGGCCAAGCTCCGGGCCAACCAGAAGGGCTACGCAGACTACAAGCTGCG GCTGGCCAAAGCCACGCTCACCCTCATCCCCCTCTTTGGGATCCACGAGGTGGTCTTCATCTTCGCCACCGACGAGCAAACCACAGGCATCCTGCGCTACATCAAGGTGTTCTTCACCCTCTTCCTCAACTCCTTCCAG GGCTTCCTCGTGGCTGTGCTCTACTGCTTTGCCAACAAGGAG GTGAAGTCAGAGATGAAGAAGAAGTGGCAGCTCTGGAAGCTCGACCACCCAGCGCTCTGCTGTGCCCAGTGA
- the LOC136017722 gene encoding glucagon receptor-like isoform X2 codes for MRYRDECLRRMASEPYPAGLFCNRTFDMYACWPDGSPGITVNVSCPFYLPWFEKVKHGLVSRRCGTDGQWVTVNGSQPWRDYSQCEEETAATVEEEGARRLMVSFKVLYTVGYSLSLLTLVSALLVLTVFRKLHCTRNYIHANLFASFGLRATSVMVKDALVERRWGMELVQVADWEALLSHEAALGCRAAQVLMQYCILANHYWFLVEAVYLYKLLIGAVFSEKNYYRLYLYLGWGTPVVFVVPWVAAKYLKENAECWALNENMAYWWIIRIPILLASLINLLIFMRILKVILAKLRANQKGYADYKLRLAKATLTLIPLFGIHEVVFIFATDEQTTGILRYIKVFFTLFLNSFQGFLVAVLYCFANKEVKSEMKKKWQLWKLDHPALCCAQ; via the exons ATGCGGTACCGTGACGAGTGCTTGAGAAGGATGGCGAGCGAGCCCTACCCGGCAG GGCTCTTCTGCAACCGGACGTTCGACATGTATGCCTGCTGGCCCGACGGCAGCCCTGGCATCACCGTCAACGTCTCCTGCCCCTTTTACCTGCCCTGGTTTGAGAAAG TGAAGCATGGGCTGGTGAGCCGCAGGTGTGGCACCGATGGGCAGTGGGTGACGGTGAACGGCAGCCAGCCCTGGCGCGACTACTCACAGTGTGAGGAGGAGACAGCTGCCACCGTGGAGGAG GAGGGCGCCCGCCGGCTGATGGTGAGCTTCAAGGTGCTCTACACCGTGGGGTACTCGCTGTCGCTCCTCACCCTCGTCTCTGCCCTCCTCGTCCTCACTGTCTTCAG GAAGCTCCACTGCACCAGAAACTACATCCACGCCAACCTCTTTGCCTCCTTTGGGCTGCGGGCGACCTCAGTGATGGTGAAGGACGCGCTCGTGGAGAGGCGCTGGGgcatggagctggtgcaggtggCTGACTGGGAGGCTCTGCTGAGCCACGAG GCGGCGCTGGGCTGCCGGGCCGCGCAGGTGCtgatgcagtactgcatcctGGCCAACCACTACTGGTTCCTGGTGGAAGCCGTCTACCTCTACAAGCTGCTCATCGGGGCCGTCTTCTCTGAGAAGAATTACTACAGGCTCTACCTCTACCTGGGCTGGG GGACCCCCGTGGTGTTCGTGGTGCCCTGGGTGGCCGCCAAGTACCTAAAGGAGAATGCAGA GTGCTGGGCACTGAATGAGAACATGGCTTACTGGTGGATCATCCGCATCCCCATCCTGCTCGCCTCCCTG ATCAACCTGCTGATCTTCATGCGGATCCTCAAGGTGATCCTGGCCAAGCTCCGGGCCAACCAGAAGGGCTACGCAGACTACAAGCTGCG GCTGGCCAAAGCCACGCTCACCCTCATCCCCCTCTTTGGGATCCACGAGGTGGTCTTCATCTTCGCCACCGACGAGCAAACCACAGGCATCCTGCGCTACATCAAGGTGTTCTTCACCCTCTTCCTCAACTCCTTCCAG GGCTTCCTCGTGGCTGTGCTCTACTGCTTTGCCAACAAGGAG GTGAAGTCAGAGATGAAGAAGAAGTGGCAGCTCTGGAAGCTCGACCACCCAGCGCTCTGCTGTGCCCAGTGA